A portion of the Pseudarthrobacter defluvii genome contains these proteins:
- a CDS encoding polysaccharide deacetylase family protein, with protein sequence MIRSRSSLARHRAKLLTIGAAVWAIAAALLSPAAANAAVDNPAPTPLVSFTFDDGMQNALTQAAPTLKKYGLTGTSYIITNCVGMTTVPNNCRANTDVPYMTWDQITQLQNTYGWEIGSHTVDHQCLVSVGNDCQATKLTAAQVDAELANSRAALAAHGFTATALATPYGDYDMSTLAQIAKYYSSMRGFADVGNNIWPLGDLLLHNTPVQEVTTPVATLKAKVDEAIANKTWAIFTFHDIRPSPSKTPDDYQYGTAELDQLAAYVQTKVAAGQIRNVNVSKGLVNGSPNLLPNPTFNNGIADGWRTDAPAAVTADSGNHGSYPDPAKSVKLVSGSAAGHLFSPKVPVSAANSYLYKAYLNVASISSGEVGFYVDEYNAAGQWISGQFRKRENSRWVESMNFTYTPSSTSVASASLQVYVTGTGITAYLDNMQMMALGAAAPPTQSPNLVANGTFDAGIGSGWRTDSASTILADGGNHGSPANPVNSVKMAATTANRHLFSPQVAVAGGSYRIASYLNITARISGEMGFYIDEYNSAGQWISGQWKLGVSAGGVTNVDLTYSPSSTAVAKASLQVIVQGNSGLQAYFDDVRWTKS encoded by the coding sequence ATGATCAGATCAAGATCCAGCCTGGCGCGGCACCGCGCCAAGCTATTGACCATTGGGGCGGCGGTGTGGGCCATAGCGGCCGCACTCCTGTCCCCTGCGGCCGCCAATGCCGCGGTGGACAATCCCGCCCCAACTCCGCTCGTGTCCTTCACCTTCGACGACGGCATGCAGAATGCCCTGACGCAGGCGGCCCCCACACTCAAGAAGTATGGACTCACCGGGACCAGCTACATCATTACCAACTGCGTGGGCATGACCACGGTGCCGAACAACTGCCGCGCCAACACGGACGTTCCGTACATGACGTGGGACCAGATCACCCAGCTGCAGAACACTTACGGCTGGGAGATCGGCTCGCACACCGTGGACCACCAGTGCCTTGTGAGCGTGGGCAATGACTGCCAGGCAACCAAACTGACGGCTGCCCAGGTGGATGCCGAACTGGCCAACAGCCGGGCAGCGCTGGCGGCGCATGGCTTTACCGCCACAGCCCTCGCCACGCCATACGGCGACTACGACATGTCGACACTTGCCCAGATCGCCAAGTACTACAGCTCCATGCGTGGCTTCGCCGACGTGGGCAACAACATCTGGCCGCTGGGCGACCTCCTGCTCCACAACACCCCCGTGCAGGAGGTGACCACCCCGGTGGCCACCCTGAAGGCCAAGGTGGACGAGGCGATCGCGAACAAGACCTGGGCGATCTTCACGTTCCATGACATCAGGCCTTCGCCGAGCAAGACCCCGGACGACTACCAGTACGGGACGGCGGAGCTGGACCAGCTGGCTGCTTATGTGCAAACCAAGGTGGCGGCCGGCCAGATCAGGAACGTCAATGTCAGCAAGGGCCTGGTGAACGGCAGCCCCAACCTGCTCCCGAACCCGACGTTCAATAACGGCATTGCCGACGGGTGGCGGACCGACGCCCCGGCAGCGGTCACCGCTGACTCCGGGAACCATGGCAGCTACCCCGACCCAGCCAAATCCGTGAAGCTGGTGTCCGGTTCCGCCGCAGGCCACCTGTTCTCGCCGAAGGTTCCGGTCTCGGCAGCCAACAGCTACCTGTACAAGGCCTACCTCAACGTCGCCTCAATCTCCTCCGGCGAAGTTGGCTTCTACGTGGACGAATACAATGCGGCCGGGCAGTGGATTTCCGGGCAGTTCCGCAAGCGGGAAAACAGCCGCTGGGTGGAGTCGATGAACTTCACCTACACTCCCAGCTCCACCTCTGTGGCGTCTGCCAGCCTGCAGGTCTACGTGACCGGCACAGGCATCACCGCCTACCTGGACAACATGCAGATGATGGCCCTTGGGGCGGCAGCCCCTCCCACGCAGTCCCCGAACCTGGTGGCCAACGGCACGTTTGACGCCGGCATCGGCTCGGGCTGGAGGACGGACTCGGCGTCCACCATACTGGCTGACGGAGGGAACCACGGGAGCCCGGCCAACCCGGTGAACTCGGTCAAGATGGCGGCCACCACGGCCAACAGGCACCTGTTCTCCCCGCAGGTGGCGGTGGCCGGCGGCAGCTACAGGATTGCCAGCTACCTCAACATCACGGCGCGGATCAGCGGCGAGATGGGCTTCTACATTGACGAATACAACTCCGCCGGGCAGTGGATCTCCGGGCAGTGGAAACTCGGTGTCTCGGCCGGCGGCGTGACCAATGTGGACCTGACGTACTCGCCGAGCAGCACCGCGGTGGCCAAGGCGAGTCTGCAGGTCATCGTCCAGGGCAATTCAGGGCTGCAGGCGTATTTCGACGACGTCCGCTGGACCAAGTCGTAG
- the rarD gene encoding EamA family transporter RarD — MESVPTPEGTSPATPVATPAAAPPVAKSTAGAPAGPGPVGKDTTAGMLFGIGAYVLWGLLPLYFFILMPAGAVEIVANRVVWSLLFCALLITVTRTWRVLAAALKDRRVFGSLALAAFLIAINWLTYTYGVTTGQAVETSLGYFINPLVSVLLGVLVLKEKLRPLQWAAVVVGFVAVGVLTYSYGKLPWIALTLAFSFGLYGFVKNRVGSKVDAITSLSVETMVLAPLAAVAMVVLAAGGGSTLTSQGAGHFWLLLASGVITAVPLLFFGASARRLPMTTIGLLQYFAPVLQFLVALFVFREAMTIERWIGFGVVWLALVLLTLDMLRAARRNSLARRALRKAA; from the coding sequence ATTGAGAGCGTGCCCACGCCAGAAGGAACCTCTCCAGCCACGCCCGTCGCCACCCCAGCCGCCGCTCCCCCGGTGGCGAAATCCACCGCAGGTGCACCGGCAGGCCCCGGGCCTGTTGGCAAGGACACGACGGCGGGAATGCTGTTCGGCATCGGCGCCTACGTTTTGTGGGGGTTGCTCCCCCTGTACTTCTTCATCCTCATGCCGGCGGGCGCCGTCGAAATTGTCGCCAACCGCGTGGTCTGGTCGCTGCTGTTCTGCGCACTCCTGATCACCGTCACCAGGACGTGGCGGGTGCTTGCCGCGGCCTTGAAGGACCGGCGGGTTTTCGGCTCCCTGGCGCTGGCAGCGTTCCTGATCGCCATCAACTGGCTGACCTACACGTACGGCGTAACCACGGGGCAGGCCGTGGAAACGTCCCTGGGCTACTTCATCAACCCGCTGGTCTCGGTCCTGCTGGGCGTGCTGGTCCTGAAGGAAAAGCTGCGGCCGCTGCAGTGGGCGGCGGTGGTTGTCGGCTTCGTGGCGGTGGGTGTCCTCACCTACTCCTACGGGAAGCTGCCCTGGATCGCCCTGACGCTGGCGTTCAGCTTTGGCCTGTACGGCTTCGTGAAGAACCGGGTGGGCTCAAAAGTGGATGCCATCACCAGCCTCAGCGTGGAGACCATGGTGCTCGCCCCGCTGGCCGCGGTGGCCATGGTGGTCCTGGCAGCCGGCGGCGGTTCGACCCTGACATCCCAGGGTGCGGGACACTTCTGGTTGCTGCTGGCCTCCGGCGTGATCACGGCCGTGCCGCTGCTCTTCTTCGGCGCCTCCGCACGCCGGCTGCCCATGACAACCATCGGGCTGCTCCAGTACTTCGCCCCCGTCCTGCAGTTCCTGGTGGCCCTGTTCGTGTTCCGTGAAGCGATGACCATTGAGCGCTGGATCGGGTTCGGGGTGGTGTGGCTTGCCCTGGTGCTGCTGACCCTGGACATGCTTCGGGCGGCACGAAGGAACTCGCTGGCCCGGAGGGCGCTCCGCAAGGCCGCCTGA
- a CDS encoding endo-1,4-beta-xylanase yields the protein MAGRLHAVTVVLASALLVILASCSPPKPDVTLDLLHVDWQDVPGVRAGSSGLQVTPTARRIVEQSGQGGQPNPPLNLAGTHLVVGGDFSLSATFADVTADASWAIYNQPPVIADEFRVEPAGVRLTLQGNGLRIAVFDGAQKKDVTQPVPVHDEHVTVKDAAAPLTVRRSGDTLAVASGSDTLSSLPLGKVFSSGQLWLGFSSDSGDFDITSLKAVAPGSTGLRTSGAAAADAQRSADGLQALAAKIRPDFLVGAAVALGPLTGDEDYAREFVGNFGALTPENAMKPQFLSPQQGVYTFEEADAILAIAQSKGMAVHGHTIAFTEAMPPWMQELPTGSEAERQATGAALLDYASTVVAHFKGRLASLDVVNEPFDVSQGTSMQQNIWYRAFGPGYPAVVSKAVYAADPQVKQYINENGADVPGRRQDALLKLILDTNAKGGHIYGAGLQAHVYDLKTDAISADDLSRTLKTFGDAGLHVRISENDVTDDQGTDAQAKQYATVLATCLRSRTCVSYTTWGVDDRYDWWIDDDGSLRQGHDHLFNDGKPTPAYDAAKRALGG from the coding sequence ATGGCCGGACGCCTGCACGCAGTGACGGTGGTGCTGGCGTCCGCCCTCCTCGTCATCCTCGCTTCCTGCTCCCCGCCCAAACCGGACGTGACGCTGGACCTGCTGCATGTGGACTGGCAGGACGTTCCGGGCGTCCGGGCCGGCAGCAGCGGCCTGCAGGTGACGCCCACTGCCAGGCGGATCGTGGAGCAAAGCGGGCAAGGGGGCCAGCCGAACCCTCCGCTCAACCTGGCCGGCACCCACCTTGTGGTGGGCGGGGATTTTTCGCTGAGCGCCACGTTCGCGGATGTCACCGCGGACGCATCCTGGGCCATATACAACCAGCCGCCAGTCATTGCGGATGAGTTCCGCGTGGAGCCGGCCGGCGTGCGGCTTACGCTCCAGGGCAACGGGTTGAGGATCGCAGTCTTTGACGGGGCGCAGAAGAAGGACGTGACCCAGCCGGTGCCCGTCCATGACGAGCACGTAACGGTGAAAGACGCGGCCGCTCCGCTCACGGTTCGCCGGTCCGGCGACACACTGGCCGTCGCCAGCGGCAGTGACACGCTCTCCTCGCTGCCCCTGGGCAAGGTCTTCTCATCAGGGCAACTGTGGCTGGGGTTCTCCAGCGACTCCGGGGACTTTGACATCACCTCGTTGAAGGCCGTGGCCCCGGGAAGTACCGGACTGCGCACGTCGGGGGCCGCGGCGGCAGACGCACAGCGGTCGGCCGACGGGCTCCAGGCCCTGGCCGCCAAGATCCGTCCCGACTTCCTGGTCGGCGCAGCCGTGGCCCTTGGACCCCTCACAGGCGACGAGGACTACGCGCGGGAGTTCGTGGGAAACTTCGGGGCGCTCACCCCGGAAAACGCCATGAAGCCGCAGTTCCTCTCCCCGCAGCAGGGCGTCTACACCTTCGAAGAGGCCGATGCCATCCTGGCCATTGCCCAAAGCAAGGGCATGGCGGTGCACGGCCACACCATCGCCTTCACGGAGGCCATGCCCCCCTGGATGCAGGAGCTGCCCACCGGCTCCGAGGCGGAACGACAGGCCACCGGCGCCGCACTGCTGGACTACGCCAGCACCGTGGTGGCGCACTTCAAGGGCAGGCTGGCTTCCCTGGACGTGGTGAACGAGCCGTTCGACGTCAGTCAGGGGACCAGCATGCAGCAGAACATCTGGTACCGCGCCTTCGGGCCCGGGTATCCCGCGGTGGTCTCCAAGGCTGTGTACGCCGCCGACCCGCAGGTCAAGCAGTACATCAACGAGAACGGCGCCGACGTGCCGGGCCGGCGCCAAGACGCCCTGCTCAAGCTCATCCTCGACACCAATGCGAAGGGCGGCCACATCTATGGTGCAGGCCTGCAGGCGCACGTCTACGACCTCAAGACCGACGCCATCTCCGCCGATGACCTCAGCCGAACGCTCAAAACCTTTGGGGACGCCGGGCTGCACGTTCGCATTTCCGAAAACGACGTCACGGACGATCAGGGGACGGACGCCCAGGCGAAGCAGTACGCCACGGTCCTGGCCACCTGCCTGCGCTCGCGCACCTGCGTCTCCTACACCACCTGGGGCGTTGACGACCGTTACGACTGGTGGATTGACGACGACGGGAGCCTCCGCCAGGGCCACGACCACCTGTTCAACGACGGGAAGCCTACGCCCGCGTACGACGCCGCGAAGCGCGCCTTGGGCGGCTGA
- a CDS encoding polysaccharide deacetylase family protein: MPPKRHRVRRVLLNPLVVITVLVLLISAGWLAYTGKTGSFAQPRPGANLLPALFPALAGPSATPGPSPSASSSLDPAGGWTAGHSGDAKTSLELAAGQMGGQALKLTISQYASGDVTLSSPRVDLAPGKNYFFKAFTTTDPDFRLLARKYHKDGSTTLEQLRNPLERPGTSAFTVSDAFNSGDTTTAVQYVFRFASAGTFQVEGVYLEAAEDVQLPASGAGGPNVIPNPGFAGTDPARPAFWSPYSSGTSTVESGRGEDGRGSFLWTRVGNYQNGEAKWQYEPIPVAADRYFTFSAAYKSDSKADVVAEFELAGGGRKFRNLETVPPAGEWTTIRESFQVPDGAETAMVTVISHGNGTTAVRDFSLMDVTRPGALRWQQPMVSITFDDGWQSVYDRALPLLDKHGFKSTQYVNPSSIETPNFITAAEVQQMNQAGHEIAAHSFQHVDLTSVGTGRLDDELRKSEDALAAAGLPTDDLAPPYGRSDAQVDWYAAKYFKMVRGTGDGINTRQNINPRDLKVLYVTDTTTPEILKEALAETSRSNGWLILVYHQIAAPDSSGTQKNTIAADRSTITSTVLATQLQLIDESGIQVKPVAQAFEQLQGP, encoded by the coding sequence GTGCCGCCTAAGCGCCATAGGGTTCGCCGGGTACTTCTGAATCCCCTCGTCGTCATCACCGTCCTGGTCCTCCTGATCAGCGCCGGCTGGCTGGCGTACACGGGTAAGACGGGCAGCTTCGCCCAGCCCCGGCCGGGAGCCAACCTGCTGCCGGCACTCTTCCCCGCCCTGGCCGGACCGTCCGCCACACCCGGCCCGTCGCCGTCGGCCAGTTCCTCCCTGGATCCTGCCGGCGGCTGGACCGCCGGGCATAGCGGTGACGCCAAGACTTCTCTTGAGTTGGCGGCCGGGCAGATGGGCGGGCAGGCGCTTAAGCTCACGATCAGCCAGTACGCCTCAGGCGACGTCACCCTCAGCAGCCCGCGGGTGGACCTCGCCCCCGGCAAGAATTACTTCTTCAAGGCGTTCACCACCACCGACCCCGATTTCCGGTTGCTGGCCCGGAAGTACCACAAGGACGGCAGCACCACCCTGGAGCAGCTGCGGAATCCGCTGGAACGCCCGGGCACCTCGGCGTTTACGGTCAGCGACGCGTTCAACAGCGGGGACACGACGACGGCGGTGCAGTACGTCTTCCGCTTCGCCTCAGCGGGCACATTCCAGGTGGAGGGCGTGTACCTGGAAGCAGCCGAGGACGTCCAGCTTCCCGCATCCGGAGCAGGTGGCCCCAACGTGATCCCCAACCCGGGGTTTGCCGGTACCGATCCGGCCCGGCCCGCCTTCTGGTCCCCGTACTCGTCCGGGACATCGACGGTTGAGTCCGGGCGCGGCGAGGACGGGCGCGGCAGCTTCCTGTGGACCCGCGTGGGCAATTACCAGAACGGGGAAGCGAAGTGGCAGTACGAGCCCATCCCGGTGGCCGCCGACCGCTATTTCACCTTCAGCGCGGCCTACAAGTCGGATTCCAAGGCGGATGTGGTGGCCGAGTTTGAGCTTGCCGGCGGCGGGCGGAAATTCCGGAACCTGGAGACGGTGCCCCCGGCGGGGGAGTGGACCACCATCAGGGAATCGTTCCAGGTCCCGGACGGGGCGGAGACCGCGATGGTCACCGTCATTTCCCACGGGAACGGCACCACCGCCGTCCGCGACTTCTCGCTGATGGATGTCACCAGGCCGGGAGCGCTGCGCTGGCAGCAGCCTATGGTCTCGATCACGTTCGACGACGGCTGGCAGTCGGTGTACGATCGCGCCCTGCCGCTGCTGGACAAGCACGGCTTCAAGTCCACCCAGTACGTCAATCCCAGTTCCATCGAGACGCCGAACTTCATCACCGCGGCTGAGGTCCAGCAGATGAACCAGGCAGGACACGAGATTGCCGCCCACAGCTTCCAGCACGTGGACCTCACCTCCGTGGGCACCGGGAGGCTGGACGACGAGCTGCGCAAGAGCGAGGACGCCCTGGCAGCAGCGGGGCTGCCCACCGATGACCTGGCACCCCCGTACGGACGTTCCGACGCGCAGGTGGACTGGTACGCCGCCAAGTACTTCAAGATGGTCCGCGGCACGGGCGACGGCATCAACACCAGGCAGAACATCAACCCGCGCGATCTGAAGGTCCTCTACGTGACGGACACAACCACGCCGGAGATCCTCAAGGAAGCGCTCGCCGAAACCTCCCGGTCCAACGGCTGGCTCATCCTCGTGTACCACCAGATCGCGGCCCCCGACTCGTCGGGTACCCAGAAAAACACTATTGCGGCGGACAGGAGCACCATCACCAGCACCGTCCTCGCAACCCAGCTGCAGCTCATCGACGAAAGCGGCATCCAGGTTAAACCGGTCGCCCAGGCGTTCGAGCAGTTGCAGGGCCCGTGA
- a CDS encoding FAD-dependent oxidoreductase: protein MDHEQDQSEGLPVSNHSETPANRPLRVAIVGAGPAGVYAADILTKSSGVKDGDFQVSIDLFEAYPAPYGLIRYGVAPDHPRIKGIVNALHKVLDRGDIRFLGNVTYGRDLTLHDFRAFYDAVIFSTGAVKDADLDIPGINLQGSFGGADFVSWYDGHPDVPREWPLEAREIAVIGNGNVALDVARMLVKHPEELLTTEIPDNVYGGLKSSPVTDVHVFGRRGPAQVKFTPLELRELSHMDDVDIVLYPEDFEFDDASDEAIRTNNQVKTMVNTLTNWLVEEHAESENPSSRRLHLHFLHSPVEVLDDGTGKVGGIKFERMQLDGTGNAKGTGEYVEYPVQAVYRAIGYHGSALDELEYDAKRGVIPNEGGRVLDAEGNPVPGVYTTGWIKRGPVGLIGHTKGDALETIGFLLEDRLNLPAASNPDPQAIIDLLEERGIEYTTWEGWNKLDAHEAALGAAWTGPGELDHVVRERVKVVPREDMIRISRS from the coding sequence ATGGATCATGAGCAGGACCAGTCAGAAGGGCTCCCGGTGTCCAACCACAGCGAAACCCCAGCCAACCGTCCCCTCCGCGTTGCCATCGTCGGCGCGGGACCGGCAGGAGTCTATGCTGCGGACATCCTCACCAAGTCCAGCGGCGTGAAGGACGGGGACTTCCAGGTCAGCATCGACCTTTTCGAGGCCTACCCTGCGCCCTACGGCCTGATCAGGTATGGCGTGGCCCCTGACCACCCGCGCATCAAGGGCATCGTCAACGCCCTGCACAAGGTTTTGGACCGCGGGGACATCCGCTTCCTGGGCAACGTGACCTACGGCCGGGACCTCACGCTGCACGATTTCCGCGCCTTCTATGACGCCGTCATCTTTTCTACGGGTGCCGTCAAGGACGCGGACCTGGACATTCCGGGCATCAACCTGCAGGGCTCCTTTGGCGGCGCCGACTTCGTCTCCTGGTATGACGGCCATCCGGACGTCCCCCGTGAGTGGCCCCTTGAAGCCAGGGAAATCGCCGTCATCGGCAACGGCAACGTGGCCCTGGACGTGGCCCGCATGCTGGTCAAGCACCCCGAGGAACTACTTACCACCGAGATCCCGGACAACGTTTACGGCGGCCTCAAGTCCTCACCCGTCACCGACGTGCACGTCTTCGGCCGCCGCGGGCCGGCCCAGGTCAAGTTCACGCCGCTGGAGCTGCGCGAGCTCAGCCACATGGACGACGTGGACATCGTCCTGTACCCCGAGGACTTCGAATTCGACGATGCCTCGGACGAGGCCATCCGCACCAACAACCAGGTTAAGACCATGGTGAACACCCTCACCAACTGGCTGGTGGAGGAGCACGCGGAATCCGAAAACCCCTCCTCCCGCAGGCTGCACCTGCACTTCCTGCACAGCCCCGTTGAAGTGCTCGACGACGGCACAGGCAAGGTGGGCGGCATCAAGTTTGAGCGCATGCAGCTGGACGGGACAGGCAACGCCAAGGGGACGGGGGAGTATGTCGAGTACCCGGTCCAGGCCGTCTACCGGGCCATTGGCTACCACGGCTCGGCCCTGGACGAACTGGAATACGACGCCAAGCGCGGCGTCATCCCCAATGAGGGCGGCCGCGTTTTGGACGCCGAGGGCAACCCGGTCCCCGGTGTCTACACCACGGGTTGGATCAAGCGCGGTCCCGTCGGGTTGATCGGGCACACCAAGGGTGACGCGTTGGAGACCATCGGCTTCCTGCTGGAGGACCGGCTGAACCTGCCGGCGGCCAGCAACCCGGATCCGCAGGCCATCATCGATCTCCTTGAGGAACGCGGCATCGAATACACCACCTGGGAAGGGTGGAACAAGCTCGATGCGCACGAGGCAGCCCTGGGCGCGGCCTGGACCGGCCCTGGTGAACTGGACCACGTGGTGCGCGAACGCGTCAAGGTGGTGCCGCGCGAGGACATGATCCGCATCTCGCGCAGCTGA
- a CDS encoding glycosyltransferase — translation MSTILAYTSPAIGHLFPMVPLLQELKARGHDVHVRTLRRQVPLLLEAGFHAGPVDDRILAVEATDYRANNAKAALASSVETFTARARFDAPDLQQAIADVRPDLLLIDINAWGARIQAEFSGLPWATFSPYTPPLPSRGTPPFGPGLAPMPGPLGRARDALARRLVIGAVEKLMLPHINSLRAELSAGQLPPVSGADEMFRTAPLMLVATSQPFEYPHPDWGPDVRMIGALAWEPPAEPPAWLVEATHPVVLVTTSSEYQADEAIVRTAMAGLAGEPFTVVAALPAAQAGSAGAAKAAGTDQFGPPPANARLEHFVPHGPVLERAAVAITHGGMGATQKALAQGVPVVVVPFGRDQHEVAARVAAADAGVRLSRKNLTPERLRAAVHRALGKAPGARRVAAGYAAAGGAAAGADALEELIRVRR, via the coding sequence ATGTCCACCATCCTTGCCTACACCTCTCCCGCCATCGGCCACCTTTTCCCGATGGTCCCGCTGCTCCAGGAGCTGAAGGCCCGCGGCCATGATGTCCACGTCCGTACCCTGCGCCGGCAGGTCCCGCTGCTCCTGGAGGCGGGGTTCCATGCCGGACCGGTAGATGACCGGATACTCGCGGTCGAGGCCACTGACTACCGCGCCAACAACGCGAAGGCGGCCTTGGCTTCCAGCGTGGAGACCTTCACGGCCCGTGCCAGGTTCGACGCCCCGGACCTGCAGCAGGCCATTGCTGACGTTCGCCCCGACCTGCTGCTCATCGACATCAACGCCTGGGGAGCCCGCATTCAGGCCGAATTTTCGGGGCTGCCGTGGGCCACCTTCAGCCCTTACACCCCGCCGCTGCCGTCAAGGGGTACCCCGCCGTTCGGGCCGGGACTGGCTCCCATGCCCGGCCCGCTGGGGAGGGCCCGTGATGCACTGGCCCGCCGCCTGGTGATTGGCGCCGTGGAAAAGCTGATGCTGCCGCACATCAACTCGCTGCGGGCGGAGCTGTCCGCCGGCCAACTTCCACCCGTCAGCGGTGCGGACGAGATGTTCCGCACCGCGCCGCTGATGCTCGTGGCCACGTCGCAGCCGTTCGAGTACCCGCATCCGGACTGGGGCCCGGATGTGCGGATGATCGGCGCACTCGCATGGGAGCCGCCGGCCGAACCTCCCGCCTGGCTCGTCGAGGCCACCCACCCCGTGGTCCTGGTGACCACGTCCTCCGAGTACCAGGCGGACGAAGCCATTGTCCGGACCGCCATGGCCGGACTTGCCGGGGAGCCCTTCACCGTCGTCGCTGCCCTCCCTGCAGCCCAGGCGGGCTCGGCGGGCGCCGCCAAAGCCGCCGGCACGGACCAGTTCGGGCCGCCGCCTGCCAATGCGCGGCTGGAGCATTTCGTCCCGCACGGGCCTGTGCTCGAGCGGGCGGCGGTCGCCATCACCCACGGCGGCATGGGGGCCACGCAGAAGGCGCTGGCACAAGGAGTGCCCGTGGTGGTGGTTCCGTTCGGCCGCGACCAGCACGAGGTGGCAGCCCGGGTGGCAGCAGCCGACGCCGGGGTGCGGCTGAGCCGGAAAAACCTCACCCCGGAGCGGCTCCGGGCAGCCGTCCACCGGGCCCTGGGCAAGGCGCCGGGTGCGCGGCGGGTGGCCGCCGGCTACGCCGCTGCCGGGGGAGCGGCGGCAGGGGCGGATGCACTGGAGGAACTGATCCGGGTGCGCCGGTGA
- a CDS encoding TetR/AcrR family transcriptional regulator, with product MNTAAARSRAYDSPKRTSAAAQTGRRILQATEDLFMEGPLADVTLSAVAARAGVTVQTVIRRFGDRASLIGACSAAAMDRVGSERNAAPPGDVPAAVDNLLEHYETTGALALKMLAEEETSSVLAEITEGGRQLHREWCERVFAPFLTDDFLPDGVERKRRFAQFVALCDVYTWKLLRLDAGLSRDQVAHCLLEMLEPFVRRP from the coding sequence ATGAATACGGCGGCGGCCAGGAGCCGGGCCTACGATTCGCCCAAGCGGACTTCCGCCGCCGCCCAAACGGGGCGCCGCATCCTGCAGGCTACCGAGGACCTCTTCATGGAGGGCCCGCTCGCCGACGTCACGCTGAGCGCCGTTGCAGCGCGGGCCGGGGTGACGGTCCAGACCGTCATCCGCAGGTTCGGAGACCGGGCAAGCCTCATCGGGGCCTGCAGCGCGGCCGCCATGGACCGCGTGGGCAGCGAGCGCAACGCTGCTCCTCCCGGCGACGTGCCGGCCGCCGTCGACAATCTCCTGGAGCACTACGAAACCACTGGCGCCCTGGCCCTGAAGATGCTTGCCGAGGAGGAAACCTCCTCCGTCCTCGCCGAGATCACCGAAGGCGGGCGGCAGCTCCACCGGGAGTGGTGCGAACGCGTCTTCGCGCCCTTCCTGACGGATGACTTCCTGCCGGACGGGGTGGAGCGGAAGCGCCGCTTTGCCCAGTTCGTCGCCCTCTGCGACGTCTACACCTGGAAACTGCTGCGTCTCGATGCCGGGCTCAGCCGCGACCAGGTGGCCCACTGCTTGCTCGAAATGCTGGAACCCTTCGTCCGGAGGCCCTGA
- a CDS encoding DNA topoisomerase IB, with protein MRLRRSNASGRGYRRVAAGKGFSYRDLDGSTLPPGPIRDRLESIGIPPAWTDVWIAPFENGHIQATGVDGVGRRQYIYHPEWRERKDRVKFDRSLQLAESLPAARRRVTMDLRSDGFTRDRVLAAAFRMLDSGSLRVGSERYTNENGSRGLATLLCAHVQVRKDRILLRFPAKSGKDWESEMRDPDLAVLLRLLKRRGSNARLLAYKEGRTWRPVTSADINAYVKERTGDDFTAKDFRTLRGTVAAAESLARTGPQRTAAKRKRAISRAMYDAAQTLGNTPSIARKSYVDPRVVDHYHDGETIDPKRPDSAEAELRALLYREGKVVPLAAN; from the coding sequence ATGAGGCTCCGGCGCAGCAATGCCTCGGGCCGCGGCTACCGCAGGGTGGCCGCCGGCAAGGGCTTCAGTTACCGGGACCTGGACGGCTCCACGCTTCCGCCCGGTCCCATCCGCGACCGGCTGGAAAGCATCGGCATCCCGCCGGCATGGACCGACGTCTGGATTGCACCGTTCGAGAACGGCCACATCCAGGCCACCGGCGTGGACGGGGTGGGCCGCCGCCAGTACATCTACCATCCGGAGTGGCGCGAGCGTAAGGACCGGGTGAAGTTCGACCGCTCCCTCCAGTTGGCCGAATCCCTGCCCGCAGCCCGGCGGCGGGTCACCATGGACCTGCGCAGCGACGGCTTTACTCGGGACCGCGTCCTGGCAGCAGCCTTCCGGATGCTGGACAGCGGATCGCTCCGGGTGGGTTCCGAGCGGTACACCAATGAGAACGGCAGCAGAGGTTTGGCCACGCTCCTGTGCGCCCACGTCCAGGTGCGCAAGGACCGGATCCTGCTGCGTTTCCCGGCCAAAAGCGGCAAGGACTGGGAGTCCGAAATGCGCGACCCCGATCTCGCTGTCCTGCTGCGCCTGCTGAAGCGCCGCGGCTCCAACGCCAGGCTCCTGGCCTACAAGGAGGGCAGGACCTGGCGCCCGGTCACCAGCGCGGACATTAACGCCTACGTGAAGGAGCGCACCGGGGACGATTTCACGGCCAAGGACTTCAGGACGCTGCGCGGGACGGTGGCGGCCGCCGAAAGTTTGGCCCGCACCGGCCCGCAGCGCACCGCCGCCAAACGCAAGCGAGCCATCAGCCGGGCCATGTACGACGCCGCGCAGACGCTCGGCAACACCCCTTCCATCGCCCGGAAGAGCTATGTGGATCCGCGGGTGGTGGACCACTACCACGACGGCGAAACCATCGACCCGAAACGGCCGGACTCTGCGGAAGCCGAACTGCGCGCGCTGCTGTACCGCGAAGGCAAGGTTGTGCCCCTGGCCGCCAACTAG